The Streptomyces achromogenes genome window below encodes:
- a CDS encoding Dps family protein encodes MTVVKSPLPEPARQITFDALQGTLVDLLGLSLIGKQAHWNIVGPRFRSIHLQLDEVVTAARSYADTVAERAAALGLPPDGRPETIASAFTLPSPKDGWVRDEDVVQVIAESLGAAITRLRERVAATEEADPVTQDLLIGITADLEKQRWMFEAENWPREN; translated from the coding sequence ATGACTGTCGTGAAGAGCCCCCTGCCCGAACCGGCCCGCCAGATCACGTTCGACGCGCTGCAGGGCACCCTCGTGGATCTCCTCGGCCTCTCCCTGATCGGCAAGCAGGCGCACTGGAACATCGTGGGACCCCGGTTCCGCTCGATCCACCTCCAGCTGGACGAGGTCGTCACCGCGGCCCGCTCCTACGCCGACACCGTCGCCGAGCGGGCCGCCGCGCTGGGCCTGCCGCCGGACGGCCGCCCGGAGACGATCGCCTCCGCGTTCACCCTGCCTTCCCCCAAGGACGGCTGGGTGCGGGACGAGGACGTCGTCCAGGTGATCGCCGAGTCCCTGGGGGCCGCCATCACACGGCTGCGCGAGCGGGTCGCGGCGACCGAGGAAGCGGACCCGGTGACCCAGGACCTGCTGATCGGCATCACCGCCGACCTCGAGAAGCAGCGCTGGATGTTCGAGGCGGAGAACTGGCCGCGCGAGAACTGA
- a CDS encoding WhiB family transcriptional regulator — protein sequence MGESGNGVIGENACLPWYARGTRASMEWLRVAACVGEDPEMFFPVGTAGPALREAEAAKRVCARCPVSAECLSYALGSGQTSGVWGGTGEQERVALLRTASHDATRRSTV from the coding sequence ATGGGTGAATCGGGGAACGGGGTGATCGGGGAAAACGCCTGTTTGCCGTGGTACGCCCGGGGCACCCGCGCCTCCATGGAGTGGTTGCGCGTTGCCGCCTGCGTGGGCGAGGACCCCGAGATGTTCTTCCCCGTGGGCACGGCCGGCCCGGCCCTGCGGGAGGCCGAGGCGGCCAAGCGGGTCTGCGCCCGCTGCCCGGTGAGCGCCGAGTGCCTGTCCTACGCCCTCGGCAGCGGACAGACCTCGGGTGTCTGGGGCGGGACGGGCGAGCAGGAACGCGTGGCACTGCTCCGTACCGCATCACACGACGCGACGAGGAGGAGCACCGTATGA
- a CDS encoding alpha/beta hydrolase codes for MTAPVVTGTHVLTGTHGTIAAREWSPPVPRSLALVVHGYGEHSGRYGELAGVLAGHGAAVYAPDHRGHGRSAGERVVIEDFEDVVTDLHAVAELAGAAHPGLPLVVIGHSMGGLIAARYAQRHGAGLAALVLSGPVIGDWRLPARLLAYDEIPDVAVSPAALSRDPAVGAAYAADPLVWHGPMKRPTLRAFERTLATVAGHGGVGALPLLWLHGDDDRLVPLPGSRPGVERLGGGAHTERIYPGARHEVFHETNRADVFADLTHFLDGALAP; via the coding sequence ATGACCGCACCCGTCGTCACCGGTACCCACGTCCTCACCGGGACCCACGGCACGATCGCCGCGCGCGAGTGGTCCCCTCCGGTCCCCCGCAGCCTCGCCCTCGTGGTGCACGGCTACGGCGAGCACTCCGGCCGCTACGGAGAACTCGCCGGCGTCCTGGCCGGTCACGGCGCGGCCGTCTACGCCCCCGACCACCGCGGGCACGGCAGGTCGGCGGGCGAGCGCGTGGTGATCGAGGACTTCGAGGACGTCGTCACCGACCTGCATGCCGTCGCGGAGCTCGCCGGGGCCGCGCACCCGGGCCTGCCGCTGGTCGTGATCGGGCACTCGATGGGCGGTCTGATCGCGGCCCGGTACGCCCAGCGCCACGGCGCCGGCCTCGCCGCGCTGGTGCTCTCCGGCCCGGTGATCGGCGACTGGCGGCTGCCGGCGCGGCTGCTGGCGTACGACGAGATCCCCGATGTCGCGGTCAGCCCGGCCGCGCTCTCCCGCGACCCGGCGGTCGGCGCGGCGTACGCGGCGGATCCGCTGGTCTGGCACGGACCGATGAAGCGGCCCACGCTGCGGGCCTTCGAACGGACCCTGGCGACCGTCGCCGGGCACGGCGGCGTCGGCGCGCTGCCGCTGCTGTGGCTGCACGGCGACGACGACCGGCTGGTGCCGCTGCCCGGCAGCCGGCCCGGCGTCGAGCGGCTCGGCGGCGGCGCGCACACCGAGCGGATCTACCCGGGAGCCCGGCACGAGGTCTTCCACGAGACGAACAGGGCCGACGTGTTCGCGGACCTGACCCACTTCCTCGACGGGGCCCTCGCCCCCTGA
- a CDS encoding thiolase family protein, protein MRPVHFAAARRTPVGRLRGALSSVRPDDLAAVVVRGLVAEVPALDPARVDDVYWGAANQAGEDNRNVARMAALLGGLPETVPGATVNRLCASGLEAVTTAARTIAAGEADIVIAGGSESMSRAPFVLARPEEALPHRVETVDTRLGWRLVNPAMKDLHGLLAMGETAEEVAVRYGVTRERQDEFALRSHRLAAQAREKGHFDDEMLPVRRPDGVLVEADEGIREDTSYEKLARLKPVFREGGTVTAGNSSPMNDGAAGLLLVSEEALNELGLESLGRYVAGASAGVHPDVMGLGPVPAVRKALARAEWNVEDVQEAEFNEAFAAQALACVDQLGVDPDLVNPSGGAIALGHPLGGSGARILTTLLHRMRRTGAERGLATMCVGVGQGTAVLVERH, encoded by the coding sequence GTGCGCCCCGTCCACTTCGCGGCCGCCCGCCGCACCCCCGTCGGCAGACTGCGCGGAGCCCTGTCCTCCGTCCGGCCCGACGACCTCGCCGCCGTCGTCGTCCGCGGCCTCGTCGCCGAGGTGCCCGCGCTCGACCCGGCCCGCGTCGACGACGTCTACTGGGGCGCGGCCAACCAGGCGGGCGAGGACAACCGCAACGTCGCACGGATGGCCGCCCTGCTCGGCGGCCTGCCCGAGACCGTGCCGGGCGCCACCGTGAACCGGCTGTGCGCCTCCGGACTGGAGGCCGTCACGACCGCGGCCCGCACCATCGCCGCGGGCGAGGCCGACATCGTGATCGCGGGCGGCTCCGAGTCCATGAGCCGCGCCCCCTTCGTGCTGGCCCGCCCCGAGGAGGCCCTTCCGCACCGCGTCGAGACGGTGGACACCCGGCTCGGCTGGCGCCTGGTCAACCCCGCGATGAAGGACCTGCACGGCCTGCTGGCCATGGGGGAGACGGCCGAGGAGGTCGCCGTCCGGTACGGCGTCACGCGCGAACGCCAGGACGAGTTCGCCCTGCGCAGCCACCGGCTGGCCGCGCAGGCCCGCGAGAAAGGCCACTTCGACGACGAGATGCTGCCGGTGCGGCGTCCCGACGGCGTGCTGGTCGAGGCCGACGAGGGCATCCGCGAGGACACCTCGTACGAGAAGCTGGCCCGGCTGAAGCCGGTCTTCCGGGAGGGCGGCACGGTCACCGCCGGCAACTCCTCGCCCATGAACGACGGTGCGGCGGGGCTGCTCCTGGTCAGCGAGGAGGCGCTCAACGAGCTGGGCCTGGAGTCACTGGGCCGCTACGTCGCCGGCGCCTCCGCCGGCGTCCACCCCGACGTGATGGGGCTCGGCCCGGTGCCCGCCGTCCGCAAGGCGCTGGCCCGGGCGGAGTGGAACGTCGAGGACGTCCAGGAGGCCGAGTTCAACGAGGCGTTCGCCGCCCAGGCGCTCGCCTGCGTCGACCAGCTGGGCGTCGACCCCGACCTGGTCAACCCCAGCGGCGGGGCGATCGCCCTCGGCCATCCGCTGGGCGGTTCGGGGGCCCGCATCCTCACCACGCTCCTGCACCGGATGCGCCGTACCGGAGCCGAGCGCGGGCTGGCCACGATGTGCGTGGGCGTCGGACAGGGCACCGCGGTGCTGGTCGAACGGCACTGA
- a CDS encoding sulfite exporter TauE/SafE family protein, whose protein sequence is MNTMTLWHITGWEFAALALAAVLVGFSKTAVSGANTVSLAVFAAVLPARASTGVLLPILIAGDVLAVLTYRRHAHWPTLWRLFPAVAAGVVLGTLFLVWADDGTVRTSIGAILLLMAGVTVWRRRTADAADDPDAVVTRAGRLKARSYGVLGGFTTMVANAGGPVMSMYLLSAGFRKLGFLGTSAFFFLIVNVSKVPFSVGLGLIDGRSLLLDAALAAFVIPGALFGKWAVHRINQRLFEQLVIAATVVGGLQLLLR, encoded by the coding sequence ATGAACACGATGACCCTGTGGCACATCACCGGCTGGGAGTTCGCCGCCCTCGCCCTCGCGGCCGTGCTCGTCGGCTTCTCCAAGACGGCCGTCAGCGGGGCCAACACGGTCAGCCTCGCCGTCTTCGCGGCGGTCCTGCCCGCCCGCGCCTCCACGGGCGTCCTGCTGCCGATCCTCATCGCCGGGGACGTCCTGGCCGTCCTCACCTACCGGCGGCACGCCCACTGGCCCACGCTGTGGCGGCTGTTCCCGGCGGTCGCGGCCGGCGTGGTCCTCGGCACGTTGTTCCTGGTGTGGGCCGACGACGGGACCGTCCGGACCTCGATCGGGGCGATCCTGCTGCTGATGGCGGGCGTCACGGTGTGGCGGCGGCGCACGGCCGACGCGGCGGACGACCCCGACGCCGTGGTCACCCGGGCCGGACGCCTCAAGGCCCGCTCCTACGGCGTGCTCGGCGGCTTCACCACGATGGTCGCCAACGCCGGCGGCCCGGTCATGTCGATGTACCTGCTCTCGGCCGGCTTCCGCAAGCTCGGCTTCCTCGGCACCTCGGCGTTCTTCTTCCTGATCGTCAACGTGTCGAAGGTGCCGTTCAGCGTGGGCCTCGGCCTCATCGACGGCCGCTCGCTGCTTCTGGACGCCGCGCTCGCCGCGTTCGTCATCCCCGGCGCGCTGTTCGGCAAGTGGGCGGTGCACCGCATCAACCAGCGGCTGTTCGAGCAGCTCGTGATCGCGGCGACCGTCGTGGGCGGACTGCAGCTGCTGCTGCGGTAG
- a CDS encoding DUF309 domain-containing protein, with protein sequence MDRWISTGGTSGGRPAGARDRDGEGRARNARPRDGLGRPLPYGTPGVERQPEGVVRTPEETVAGAQALLDAGKPFHAHEVFEDAWKSGPAMERPLWRGLAQLAVGLTHAARGNLTGGVRLLRRGAGAAEEWAAAAGEDRPYGLDLTGLARWARELAASVERTGTAVDAEARAPRLR encoded by the coding sequence ATGGACCGTTGGATCAGCACAGGAGGCACGAGCGGCGGCCGGCCCGCCGGCGCCAGGGACCGGGACGGCGAGGGTCGGGCGCGCAACGCCCGGCCGCGGGACGGGCTCGGCCGGCCCCTTCCGTACGGCACGCCCGGTGTGGAGCGGCAGCCCGAGGGCGTCGTCCGTACCCCGGAGGAGACCGTGGCCGGGGCGCAGGCGCTGCTGGACGCCGGGAAGCCCTTCCACGCGCACGAGGTCTTCGAGGACGCCTGGAAGTCGGGCCCCGCCATGGAGCGCCCCCTGTGGCGGGGGCTCGCCCAGCTCGCCGTGGGTCTCACGCACGCGGCCCGGGGGAACCTCACGGGCGGGGTGCGGCTGCTGCGGCGCGGCGCCGGGGCCGCCGAGGAGTGGGCGGCCGCCGCGGGAGAGGACCGGCCATACGGGCTGGATCTCACCGGGCTGGCACGGTGGGCGCGCGAGCTGGCGGCGTCGGTGGAGCGGACGGGCACGGCGGTGGACGCGGAGGCCCGGGCGCCCCGGCTGCGCTGA
- a CDS encoding ABC transporter substrate-binding protein, with protein sequence MLASVLAACGSDEGSGRPTLNWYNFPDDSGALQKAADRCSQASGGRYRISYNKLPRAADGQRQQLVRRLAAEDDSLDILGLDVTWAAEFAEARWIREWTGAAKQQAVEGTLRVPLQTSTWKGKLYAVPYNTNTQLLWYRKDLVPTPPRTWAEMLDMAGALARQGKPHFVEIQGAQYEGLTVWFNTLINSAGGSILNASATEPSLGPPAVRAAGIMRELANSPAADPSLSNQMEDQNRLAMESGTAAFELNYPFVYPSMKANNPELFKNFRWAPYPRVDPNRPARPTIGGIDLAVSAYSRHPDLAFDAALCLRNRENQLTAALEGGLPPTLRAVYDEPAFMKEYPFSAEVLAALESASVRPITPVYQNVSIAVSHTLSPPSGIKPESSVNTIREQIDDALRSEGVIP encoded by the coding sequence TTGCTGGCGTCGGTGCTCGCCGCTTGTGGCAGTGACGAGGGCTCCGGTAGGCCCACCCTCAACTGGTACAACTTCCCCGACGACTCCGGTGCGCTCCAGAAGGCGGCCGACCGGTGCAGCCAGGCGTCAGGCGGCCGCTACAGGATCAGCTACAACAAGCTCCCGCGTGCCGCGGACGGCCAGCGCCAGCAACTTGTCCGCAGACTCGCCGCCGAGGACGACTCGCTCGACATCCTGGGCCTGGACGTCACCTGGGCGGCGGAGTTCGCCGAGGCGCGCTGGATCCGGGAATGGACGGGGGCGGCGAAGCAGCAGGCTGTCGAGGGCACCCTGCGCGTACCCCTGCAGACCTCGACCTGGAAGGGCAAGCTGTACGCCGTCCCGTACAACACCAACACCCAACTGCTGTGGTATCGCAAGGACCTGGTGCCCACCCCGCCCAGGACCTGGGCCGAGATGCTCGACATGGCCGGCGCCCTCGCCCGGCAGGGCAAACCGCACTTCGTGGAAATCCAGGGTGCCCAGTACGAGGGCCTGACCGTCTGGTTCAACACGCTGATCAACAGTGCGGGCGGCTCCATCCTCAACGCGAGCGCGACCGAGCCCTCCCTCGGTCCTCCCGCTGTGCGGGCCGCAGGGATCATGCGTGAGCTGGCGAACTCCCCGGCCGCGGACCCCTCCCTGTCCAACCAGATGGAGGACCAGAACCGCCTAGCCATGGAGTCGGGGACGGCGGCGTTCGAACTCAACTACCCGTTCGTCTATCCGTCGATGAAGGCGAACAACCCGGAGCTGTTCAAGAACTTCCGCTGGGCGCCGTACCCCCGGGTCGACCCGAACCGCCCGGCACGGCCCACCATCGGCGGCATCGATCTCGCGGTGAGCGCCTACTCGCGCCACCCCGACCTGGCCTTCGACGCGGCGCTGTGCCTGCGCAACCGGGAGAACCAGCTCACCGCCGCGCTCGAGGGCGGTCTGCCGCCCACCCTGCGCGCCGTGTACGACGAGCCGGCGTTCATGAAGGAGTACCCCTTCTCCGCGGAGGTGCTGGCCGCCCTGGAGTCGGCGAGCGTGCGCCCCATCACTCCGGTCTACCAGAACGTGTCGATCGCGGTCTCCCACACGCTGTCCCCGCCGTCCGGGATCAAACCGGAGAGCTCCGTCAACACCATCAGGGAGCAGATCGACGATGCCCTGCGATCCGAGGGTGTGATCCCGTGA
- a CDS encoding carbohydrate ABC transporter permease, with the protein MSTRAQPAGTPPSPGAGTEQTEPDRAALSAGARQERRLGWLLCAPAVVVMIAVTAYPIGYAIYLSLQRYDLRFPGQAKFVGLSNYGAVLSSPFWWDAFWVTLFITVVSVVIELVLGMGLALVMHRTLFWRGVVRTSVLIPYGIVTVVAAFSWQYAWTPNLGYLAELLPSGEAPLTEQWPALWLIILAEVWKTTPFMALLLLAGLALVPEETLKAAMVDGATAWQRFTKVMLPLMKPAILVALLFRTLDAFRIFDNIYILTAGAHGTGSLSILGYDNLFTALNLGIGSAISVLIFICVGIIAFAFVKLFGAAAPGAEVKR; encoded by the coding sequence ATGAGCACGCGGGCGCAACCGGCCGGAACCCCGCCGTCCCCCGGGGCGGGGACGGAGCAGACGGAGCCGGACCGGGCGGCACTCTCGGCGGGTGCCAGGCAGGAGCGGCGGCTCGGATGGCTGCTCTGCGCGCCCGCCGTCGTCGTCATGATCGCCGTGACCGCCTACCCCATCGGGTACGCCATCTACCTGTCCCTCCAGCGGTACGACCTGCGCTTCCCGGGACAGGCGAAGTTCGTGGGCCTGAGCAACTACGGGGCGGTGCTGTCCTCCCCGTTCTGGTGGGACGCCTTCTGGGTCACGCTGTTCATCACCGTCGTGTCCGTGGTGATCGAGCTGGTCCTCGGCATGGGGCTCGCTCTGGTCATGCACCGCACGCTCTTCTGGCGCGGCGTCGTCCGCACGTCGGTCCTCATTCCGTACGGGATCGTCACCGTGGTCGCCGCCTTCTCCTGGCAGTACGCCTGGACCCCGAACCTCGGATACCTCGCCGAGCTGCTGCCCAGCGGAGAGGCTCCGCTGACCGAGCAGTGGCCCGCCCTCTGGCTGATCATCCTCGCCGAGGTGTGGAAGACGACGCCGTTCATGGCCCTGCTGCTCCTCGCGGGCCTCGCGCTGGTCCCCGAGGAGACCCTGAAGGCGGCCATGGTGGACGGTGCCACCGCCTGGCAGCGGTTCACCAAGGTCATGCTGCCGCTGATGAAACCGGCCATCCTGGTGGCCCTGCTCTTCCGCACACTGGACGCGTTCCGGATCTTCGACAACATCTACATCCTGACCGCGGGCGCCCACGGGACCGGCTCGCTGTCCATCCTCGGGTACGACAACCTGTTCACCGCGCTGAACCTGGGCATCGGGTCGGCGATCTCGGTCCTGATCTTCATCTGCGTCGGGATCATCGCCTTCGCCTTCGTCAAACTGTTCGGCGCCGCAGCACCGGGCGCGGAGGTGAAGCGCTGA
- a CDS encoding carbohydrate ABC transporter permease translates to MAAAGKTHAARWGVMNVVVVLYALFPVWWIAALSFKDPTTLTDGDYIPRDWTLENYRGIFDTSEFTRALINSIGIALISTVIAVALGTMAAYAVARLRFPGKRVLIGMSLLIAMFPPISLVSPLFNIERIIGIFDTWVGLIIPYMTFSLPLAIYTLSAFFREIPWDLEKAAKVDGATPAQAFRMVIVPLAAPGVFTTAILVFIFCWNDFLFAISLTSTESARTVPAAIAFFTGSSQFQQPTGSIAAAAVVITIPIIVFVLFFQRRIVAGLTSGAVKG, encoded by the coding sequence ATGGCCGCGGCGGGAAAGACGCATGCCGCCCGATGGGGTGTCATGAACGTGGTGGTGGTGCTGTACGCCCTGTTCCCGGTGTGGTGGATCGCCGCGCTGTCTTTCAAGGACCCCACCACCCTCACGGACGGCGACTACATCCCCAGGGACTGGACCCTGGAGAACTACCGGGGCATCTTCGACACCTCCGAGTTCACCCGCGCACTGATCAACTCGATCGGTATCGCCCTGATCTCCACGGTGATCGCGGTGGCGCTGGGCACCATGGCCGCCTACGCGGTGGCCAGGCTGCGCTTCCCCGGCAAGCGGGTGCTCATCGGCATGTCACTGCTGATCGCCATGTTCCCTCCGATCTCCCTCGTGTCACCGCTGTTCAACATCGAGCGGATCATCGGGATCTTCGACACCTGGGTCGGGCTGATCATCCCGTACATGACCTTCTCCCTGCCGCTCGCGATCTACACCCTGTCGGCCTTCTTCCGGGAGATCCCCTGGGATCTGGAGAAGGCCGCAAAGGTCGACGGGGCGACGCCCGCGCAGGCATTCCGGATGGTCATCGTGCCGCTGGCCGCGCCGGGCGTGTTCACCACCGCCATTCTCGTGTTCATCTTCTGCTGGAACGACTTCCTGTTCGCGATCTCGCTGACTTCCACCGAGTCCGCGCGCACGGTGCCTGCCGCGATCGCGTTCTTCACCGGGAGCTCCCAGTTCCAGCAGCCCACGGGGTCGATCGCCGCCGCCGCTGTGGTCATCACCATCCCGATCATCGTTTTCGTCCTGTTCTTCCAGCGGCGGATCGTCGCCGGACTCACCTCCGGAGCAGTCAAGGGGTGA
- a CDS encoding ABC transporter ATP-binding protein — translation MAEIILEGVTKRFPDGALAVKDVDLEIADGEFVILVGPSGCGKSTTLNMIAGLEDITEGTLRIGDRVVNDLAPKERDVAMVFQSYALYPHMNVRENMGFPLRLAKVDKDTIHAKVTEAARILDLTEHLDRKPANLSGGQRQRVAMGRAIVRDPKAFLMDEPLSNLDAKLRVQMRTQISRLQRSLGTTTVYVTHDQTEAMTLGDRVVVMRQGLVQQIGTPAELYDLPRNIFVAGFIGSPAMNFLNATLEGGALRSSLGDLTLDDRTRQALERQNAPREVIVGLRPEAFEDVALAHDRDRTGPVFTATVEVLESLGSDAYVYFTAEGGPATTAELEELAKDSGLRDTGADTHNIVARLDAATRAREGEPVELQVDMAKAHVFDPATGANLTHPVRAD, via the coding sequence ATGGCCGAGATCATCCTTGAGGGAGTCACCAAGCGTTTTCCCGACGGGGCCCTCGCCGTGAAGGACGTGGACCTCGAGATCGCCGACGGCGAGTTCGTGATCCTGGTCGGCCCGTCGGGATGCGGCAAGTCCACCACCCTGAACATGATCGCCGGACTGGAGGACATCACCGAGGGCACCCTGCGCATCGGAGACCGAGTCGTCAACGACCTGGCTCCCAAGGAACGCGACGTCGCCATGGTGTTCCAGAGCTATGCCCTGTACCCGCACATGAACGTCCGGGAGAACATGGGCTTCCCGCTGCGCCTGGCCAAGGTGGACAAGGACACCATCCACGCCAAGGTGACGGAAGCCGCCCGGATCCTTGACCTCACCGAGCACCTGGACCGCAAGCCCGCCAACCTCTCGGGTGGTCAGCGCCAGCGCGTGGCCATGGGGCGGGCGATCGTCCGTGATCCCAAGGCGTTCCTGATGGACGAGCCACTGTCCAACCTGGACGCCAAACTCCGGGTACAGATGCGCACTCAGATCTCCCGGCTGCAGCGGAGCCTCGGCACGACCACCGTGTACGTCACCCACGACCAGACCGAGGCGATGACGCTCGGCGACCGGGTCGTGGTCATGAGGCAGGGCCTGGTCCAACAGATCGGCACACCTGCCGAGTTGTACGACCTGCCGCGCAACATCTTCGTCGCGGGCTTCATCGGCTCCCCGGCGATGAACTTCCTGAACGCCACTCTGGAGGGCGGTGCCCTGCGCTCGTCCCTGGGCGACCTGACCCTCGACGACCGTACGAGGCAGGCGCTGGAAAGACAGAACGCGCCCCGCGAGGTCATCGTCGGGCTGCGACCGGAGGCATTCGAGGACGTGGCCCTGGCACACGACCGGGACCGGACGGGCCCGGTCTTCACCGCCACCGTGGAGGTACTGGAGTCGCTGGGCTCCGATGCGTATGTCTACTTCACCGCGGAGGGCGGGCCCGCGACGACCGCCGAACTGGAAGAGCTCGCCAAGGACTCGGGCCTGCGCGACACCGGCGCCGACACCCATAACATCGTGGCCCGCCTGGACGCCGCCACCCGTGCCCGCGAGGGCGAACCGGTGGAGCTACAGGTCGACATGGCCAAGGCTCACGTGTTCGACCCGGCGACCGGAGCGAACCTTACGCATCCAGTGAGGGCGGACTGA
- a CDS encoding ABC transporter ATP-binding protein: MTAAAPELHPAPVREADSGHLRLDALTKRFTGRSGTVTAVDSVGLDVEPGEFITLLGPSGCGKTTTLRMVAGFEESSSGSILLDGRAIDAMPPQRRPMAMVFQSYALFPHMTVAENIAYGMRLQRRSRDDIATSMRMAVTSMNLVGLEDRSPHELSGGQQQRVALARALVVQPKVLLFDEPLSNLDAKLRDAMRAEIRRIQKMFGITSLYVTHDQDEAMSMSDRIVVMNKGRVEQAATPGEIYARPASVFVADFIGRANFLEAAPESVADGRATVSVLGRRLTVAAHPKVTAGATDTYLMVRPETVRLSPVTDGGAGIGAVLRSTFHGPTTDYEVETTGGTITVTEPGVDPREALTEGTNVDVTLDPDRAYLLTQGQTLSSSGR; this comes from the coding sequence ATGACCGCCGCCGCACCCGAACTCCACCCCGCGCCCGTGCGCGAGGCCGACAGCGGCCATCTGCGGCTCGACGCCCTGACCAAGCGGTTCACCGGCCGCTCCGGCACGGTGACCGCCGTCGACAGCGTCGGTCTCGACGTCGAGCCCGGGGAGTTCATCACCTTGCTCGGACCGTCCGGCTGCGGCAAGACCACCACCTTGCGGATGGTGGCCGGCTTCGAGGAGTCCTCCAGCGGCAGCATCCTGCTCGACGGCCGGGCCATCGACGCGATGCCCCCGCAGCGCAGGCCCATGGCGATGGTGTTCCAGAGCTACGCGCTGTTCCCGCACATGACGGTGGCGGAGAACATCGCCTACGGGATGCGGCTGCAGCGCCGTTCCCGCGACGACATCGCCACCAGTATGCGGATGGCCGTCACCAGCATGAACCTGGTCGGTCTGGAGGACCGCAGCCCGCACGAGCTGTCCGGCGGCCAGCAGCAGCGGGTGGCGCTGGCCCGCGCCCTGGTGGTGCAGCCGAAGGTGCTGCTGTTCGACGAGCCGCTGTCCAACCTGGACGCCAAGCTGCGGGACGCGATGCGGGCGGAGATCCGGCGCATCCAGAAGATGTTCGGCATCACCAGCCTCTACGTCACCCACGACCAGGACGAGGCGATGAGCATGTCCGACCGGATCGTGGTGATGAACAAGGGAAGGGTGGAGCAGGCGGCGACGCCGGGTGAGATCTACGCGAGGCCGGCCAGTGTCTTCGTCGCCGACTTCATCGGCCGCGCCAACTTCCTCGAGGCGGCCCCCGAGAGCGTCGCCGACGGCCGGGCGACGGTGAGCGTGCTCGGCCGCCGGCTCACCGTCGCCGCGCACCCCAAGGTGACGGCCGGCGCGACCGACACGTATCTGATGGTGCGTCCGGAGACCGTCAGGCTGTCCCCCGTCACCGACGGCGGCGCGGGGATCGGCGCGGTCCTGCGCTCCACCTTCCACGGGCCGACCACCGACTACGAGGTGGAGACGACCGGCGGCACCATCACCGTCACCGAGCCGGGCGTCGACCCGCGCGAGGCGTTGACCGAGGGCACCAACGTCGACGTCACCCTCGACCCGGACCGGGCCTACCTGCTCACCCAGGGCCAGACCCTGTCGTCCTCGGGGCGCTGA